A single region of the Aulosira sp. FACHB-615 genome encodes:
- a CDS encoding helix-turn-helix domain-containing protein has protein sequence MVAVPKLTEYPPCETLRRVRTEKGLTQVQLSILLIQSGHRVESRYISGFESGHRQPWPAARRAIASVLEMSEADLFPEV, from the coding sequence ATGGTTGCAGTACCAAAATTAACAGAATACCCGCCATGTGAAACACTACGGCGGGTACGTACAGAAAAGGGATTAACCCAAGTTCAATTGTCAATATTACTTATTCAGTCGGGTCACAGGGTTGAGAGTCGCTATATTAGCGGTTTTGAGTCGGGACACAGACAGCCTTGGCCTGCGGCAAGGAGAGCGATCGCTTCTGTTTTGGAGATGAGTGAGGCAGATTTGTTTCCTGAAGTCTGA
- a CDS encoding gp436 family protein, whose translation MSYATVEEFTSVIGNQETVELTNLDNPSATTVNSDRLQQVLEDASGEIDGYLATRYATPLEFIPSTIRTYCVDIAWYRLAQNNAPEQFATRYNNAIARLKDIEKGIMVLLDPTGFPLPKRLETNPLVDDRGNLLDDWSVAYVPGGEANLTRELLNVQDIYRY comes from the coding sequence ATGAGCTACGCCACGGTTGAGGAATTTACATCGGTGATTGGCAATCAAGAAACAGTCGAATTGACCAACCTTGATAATCCCAGCGCCACGACCGTGAACAGCGATCGCCTCCAACAGGTTCTAGAGGATGCCAGTGGCGAAATTGATGGTTATTTGGCAACCCGTTACGCCACACCTCTAGAATTTATCCCCTCAACTATCCGCACCTACTGTGTTGACATTGCTTGGTACAGACTTGCTCAAAACAATGCCCCTGAGCAGTTTGCGACACGGTACAACAACGCGATCGCGCGTCTCAAGGATATCGAAAAGGGCATCATGGTACTGCTTGATCCAACAGGATTTCCGCTACCAAAGCGCCTTGAAACCAATCCTTTAGTAGACGATCGCGGTAACTTGCTTGATGATTGGTCGGTGGCTTATGTGCCGGGTGGTGAGGCAAACCTAACAAGAGAATTGTTAAACGTTCAAGATATTTACAGGTACTAA